A region of the Microcystis aeruginosa FD4 genome:
AGAAGACTGGCTAGAGCGTGCCATTGAAATGTGTAGCCAGAGAAATATTCTTGTCGTTGCGGCTGCCGGAAATGATGGTTGCGAGTGCCTCCATGTTCCAGCCGCCCTTCCTGCTGTCCTAGCAGTGGGTGCTGTTGATGCTAGAGGGCATCCCCTCGACTTTAGTAATTGGGGGGAAACCTACCAAAATCAAGGCATCCTTGCCCCTGGAGAAAACATCTTAGGGGCAGAACCCGGCGGCGGGACAATACAAATGAGTGGCACTAGCTTCGCTGCGCCCATCGTAGCAGGAGTAGCGGCTTTATTACTCAGCTTGCAAGTGCAGCGGGGAGAAACACCTAATCCCCACGCAGTCAGGGAAGCATTACTAAAAAGCGCCCTTCCCTGTCCCTTGACAAACAGTGAAAACGAACCAAAATGTTTAGCCGGCCTGTTGAACATTTCGGGGGCAATTAAACACCTAACCGGAGAAACCATGTCCGAAACCATAGAAACCCAAGCAACAGTAGAAGCTTCCGGCTGCGGCTGCGGTGGTACACCTGAAACCACCGAGGTTCAACGCCAAAATCTCGAACTGAGTGCCGCAACCAGCGCACCGTTAATCCCCGTTGTTGCCGCCTAAATTCCCAACCCTGTAACAACCTCTCAAGGAGTATCCATGCCTGAAACTACCACTAAATCTGTTACCCCCAGTCAAGCTGCTGAACCCGCTGGCGGAATCGTCTATACCATTGGCACTTTGGGCTATGAATTCGGTACAGAAGCCCGTCGGGACACATTTAAACAACTGATGCCCACCGCCGTAATTGGTGGGATTGAAGTTCCCTCTAACCCCTACGATGCCCGCCAGATGGTGGATTATTTAGCGGATAACCTCTCAGAAGCCAAATCCTTAATCTGGACACCTTCCATTAATCTTCCGGTTCTATCCCCAAGGCCCTTAACTGTTCCGCTAGGCGCTCGGCTCGTTGTCGTTCCCGCTCGGCTCGTTGTCGCTCCTGTTCGGCTCGTTGTCGTTCCTGTTCAGTAGATTCCTGGGAAGTTAACAACAAGTTACCTTCCCCATCCCACCAGCGAAGCCAGGGAAAGAACTGATTTTGGTATTCCCCTTGCCAAATTCCTAACTCTACATTTAAAGGAGTAATAGGATAATGACCGCGCTGATTAGGAGTCATTTTTTGGTAACGACCATTAACTAACTGGTACATCTCGATCTGGGCCTTGTTAACTTCATAAATTCCATAAAAAGGAATTTGAATCGCTCGCTCATAGATCCAAAATTTACCCTTAACAGGCGTTTTATCCCGTTCTTCTTCACCATTGCCAGAGACAAATTCTAAGGCAATAACCGGTTCAATGGTTTCTTTCCACATCACAAAGGAACGGCGAACTTGACCATCAATAGTCGTGGGGACATGGGGAACATAAAACCAATCGGGAGCAACAGCACCCTTTTCTAGAGATTCTGGATGCTCTGGCAATCGCCAATAAATCCCACAATCTCGACCTAGGCAGTAATTACCGTCAGGATGTAATTGTTCTAAAAGGGGTGTAATAGTATCCGTTAAAAGGTCTGCTTGGGGAGGCTCTTGATAGTTTTTCACAAAACTTCCATCTTTATCGGGGAGTTGGGTGTGGTCGGGTAAAGGGGAAGCACAATACGCTGTGGTCGAAGGTTCCTGAATTGTGGTTGAGGATTGTACCGTTTGGGTCATTGCACTCATCTTTAATTCCCCTATTTTTGCTATCTAGCTTTTATTCTATAACTGTTCTTGAAAACCTGCAAAAACTATGCCTGATCTCAATGCTATCCCCGGAATGACCGCTCTTCGCTCCCATACCAAAGGCGATCCACGCATCAAAATCGCCGTTCTTGATAGACCAGTTGACTTAGATCGCGCCTGTTTTCAAGGAGCAAATATTACCCGTATTAATCCTTATTGGTCCGAAGAATTTCCCATCGATCCCCAACACTTACAATCCTTCTTAGAAATAGAAGCTAGTGGCAAAAGTGATGAAGAAAAAGAGGAAATGTTTAAGGAGGCGATTCCAGATGAAAATATCCGCCACAGTTTGCATTTGCGCTTCCATGCTAACCATATTATCAGCACCATTTGTGGACAGCCAGATTCACCGGTAGAAGGGATTGCTCCTAACGCAACGGTGATTAATATTCCCATTGCTTATGGGAATGACGATTTTATCAATCCTCTCAATCTTTCCCGGGCAATTAGTAACGCGATTGAACAGGGAGTTAATATTATCCATTGTGCCGCTTGTCACCCAACTCAAAGCGGATTAGCTCACGAATTTATTGATAAAGCGATTCGTCAAGCACAGGATAATAATATACTCGTTATTGCTCCTGGTGGTAATGATAAAGGAGAGTGTTGGTGTGTTCCTGCGGTGTTAGAAAATGTCCTGACCGTAGGAGCAATGAAAGATACAGGAGAGCCATTTAAATTCAGTAATTTTGGTGGTAAATATGCGACTCAAGGGATTCTTGCTCCCGGAGAGAATATTCTAGGATCTCAACCCGGAACTGATGACCCTATCCGCAAAAAAGGGACTAGCTGCGCTGCTCCAATTGTGACAGGAACGGCCGCTTTATTAATGAGTTTGCAATTAGAACAGGGTTTATCTCCTGATGCAGAAGCTGTGCGAGCAGCCTTGACTAATAGTGCCATTCCCTGTGATCCCAACGAAATAGAAGAACCAGAACGCTGTCTGTTGGGAAAAATCCACATCTCTGGAGCTTATGAATTGCTGACAGGAGAGAAATTACAAACTGTTGAAGCGGATAACAATTCGTCGAATAATATCATAGAATCGACGGTAACTCCAGTGACAGCGACAACCTCTGTTATTCCCTCTTGTTCAACCAAGATAGCGAATCAGGGAATAACTGCAACTATAGCAGCAACAAGACAACCAGCGATCGCTCCTAGCAATGCTTCAGAAAATATTTCCTCAACTGGATTAATAAAAAATCATCAAGCACATAACAATATTGTACTAAATAATGTTGTTCCTAGTCAACGCTCAAACCTCGTTTATGTGTTAGGAACCTTGGGTTATGATTTCGGTACAGAAGCACGTCGGGATACTTTTAAGCAGTTAATGCCAACCATCACAATCGATAATCTTGAATTACCTCCCAATCCCTACGATGCGCGGCAAATGGTAGATTATTTAGAAAGTAATCTATCAGAAACTAAGTCTTTAATTTGGACAGTGAATTTAGAACTAAATCCCATCTATGCTATTAAACCAGTGGGAGCTTTTGCTGCTGATATTTATCAAGTCATGCAATATATGTTAGCGGGTCAAATATTGCCAGAAGCTGACGAAGATTATATTGAAAGAGTGAGTATTCCGGGCATTCTCACCGATGAGACTGTGAAACTTTTTTCCGGTCAAATCATTCCTGTCCTCAAAGTCAATAGTCCCCGGGGAATGTATGGCTGGAAAGTTAATACTTTGATTGAATCAGCCATAGAAACTGTTAGCGCGGAACATGAAATCGCCGATGAAGCTAGGATGCGGCGTTCTCTGACAAGTTTCTTAAATCGTGTTTATTATGACTTACGCAACGTCGGACAAATAGCACGCGATCGCGCCTTAAATTTCGCTGCTACTAACGCCTTTCAAGCAGTACAAACCTTCTCCCAAGCAGTAGCAATAGGAATGGAATTACACAGTATTGAAGTGGAAAAAAGTCCCTTTTGTCGCTATGGTAGTGAATGTTGGGATGTGAAATTAAAATTCTTCGATCCCGAAAATGGTCTGCGCGCTAAACGAGTTTTTCGCTTTACCATTGATGTCAGCGATCGCACCCCTGTAACTTTAGGTGAAGTGCGTTCTTGGGCTGTTTCTAAATAGCCTGAGTCTGCTAAGTACCTAAGCAAAAAATGATTAATCAATAAGGACAGGGTTAACTTGTCAAAATTGTACCAAATGTACTTAGCAAAAATGTCGATCAAATTCAATTATAATTAACTTCTTATTCAAAATTTTAGTTAATTATGCGTTACAAACTTTTAGGTAATAGTGGTCTGCGAGTTTCCGAACTATGTCTAGGAACGATGACATTCGGGGAAGATTGGGGTTGGGGAGCGGATAAAGAGGAAAGTCGGGCGGTTTTTCAGGCTTTTGCGGAAGCGGGCGGCAATTTTCTCGATACTGCTAATATCTACACTAACGGAACCAGTGAAACATTAGTGGGGGAATTTGTCAAGGGCGATCGAGAAAAATGGGTAATCGCCACGAAATATTCTCTCAACACGCGCCCCGGCGATGTCAATGCCTGCGGAAATCATCGAAAAAACCTCTTTCAGGCGGTAGAAGCTAGTTTAAAGCGTTTAGGCACTGATTACATCGATTTACTCTGGCTTCATATTTGGGACTCTCTCACTCCTATGGAGGAAGTGATGCGTGCTTTCGATGATTTGGTCAGGATGGGAAAAGTGCTTTATATCGGCATTTCTGACAGTCCTGCTTGGATTGTCTCCCAAGCAAACACCCTGGCCACCCTAAGGGGATGGACACCCTTTATCGGACTACAAATAGAATATTCTCTCAAGGAACGCACCCCTGAACGGGAATTATTGCCTATGGCCAAAGCATTAAATATCGGGGTGACAGCTTGGAGTCCCCTAGGAGGAGGCGTTTTAACGGGAAAATATAATCAACCCAACCCCGTCGATGGTCGTTTAAGCATGACCGACCAACCTTTTCAAATTTTTGATCGCGATCTGAAAATTGCCGAGACTGTCCTAGAGATTGCCAGAGAAATCGGCAAATCGCCGGCACAAGTGGCGTTAAATTGGCTCAGAAATCGCCCTAACTCCGTAATTCCTATCATTGGCGCTCGAAAATTGTCCCAATTGCAGGATAATTTAGCCTGTGTGGATTTTAACCTGACTGGGGAACAGCTGCAACGACTCGATAATATCAGCGCCATTTCCCTCGGTTTTCCCCACGAACTTTTAGCCAGTCAATTTGTTGGCGATATCCTATTAGGAGGAGTAGCAGCACAATTGGACCGATGATGGAAGTTTTTGTTTATGGAACCCTGAAACCTAAGGAGAGTAACTATTCTGCCTACTGTGCAGGAAAAGTGATCAACTCTAAAACCGCCTATACAAAGGGGCATTTATACCATCTTACCGCCCTCGGTTATCCCGGACTGACCGAGGGGGATGGCTGGGTGAAGGGAATTTTATTGACTTTTAACGCAGATTATGATATGGGGCTTTTGGATAGTTTGGAAGATTATCAACCAGCAAGACCCCCAGAAGAAAACGAGTATCAGCGTCGCAGAATTCCTATTTATAATTTAGAGCGAGAATTAATCGGCGAAGCTTGGGGATATATGATGACACCGGCAAAAATAGCTTTTCATGGCGGTATTTGGCTGCCTTCCGGTTGCTGGACCAGTAGCGATCGAGAATAGGGATGAGGGGTCCGACTCTGTTAATATATATCAATTAAAAGCTTAATCGTGAAAAAATTATGTATCTACTCCTAGAAGTGGCCAGTGGCAAATTCCCCGTTTATTTTGTGGCAGTTTATGTGGTCGGTTTTCTCGCTGCTGTCAGCATCGGTTCGATCGCTTGGTATAATTCTAAACGCCCGGTCGGTTGGGAAGATGCCCAAAGACCCGATATTATCCCCGAAGTGAAGACCGAGGTAGATTCTGATTCTCAATCCTAGAAAAAGGCAGTTATCAGTCATCTGATGCAAGTTTTCAGTTCACTGTTTACTGTTCACTGATAACTGACAAATCGCCAACAACCCAGAAAATAATCGATATATTCGATCGATTTGGTGAATAAGTCCCCTATAATCACTAACATTGCCCATATCGATCTTCACAGAAGCGGGAACAGTATGCGAATTCTATTTGTGGGTGCCGAGGCCGCCCCAATTGCCAAAGTTGGGGGAATGGGGGACGTAATTGGGGCATTACCGAAAGTCTTGCGTCAGCTAGGTCATGACGTGCGGATTTTTCTGCCCTACTACGGTTTTCTTCAGGAAAAAATGGACATCCCTTCCGAACCCATTTGGTCAGGATTCGCCATGTTTCATGATTTTTTAGTCTATGAGACGGTTTTACCCGATACGGATATTCCTCTCTACCTCTTTGGTCATCTAGCTTTCTCTGGACGCAATATCTACGGAGGCGAAGATGAGGCCTGGCGATTTACCCTATTTGCGAATGGTGCGGCGGAATTCGCATGGAATTACTGGAAACCGCAAGTTATTCACTGTCATGATTGGCATACGGGCATGATTCCCGTCTGGATGCACCAAGACCCCGATATTAGCACCGTTTTTACTATCCATAATCTCGCCTACCAGGGGCCTTGGCGGGAGGCATTAGAAAAAATGACTTGGTGTCCTTGGTATATGCAGGGCGATAATACCATGGCCGCGGCGGTTCAATTTGCTAATCGCGTCACTACCGTTTCTCCCACCTATGCTCGTCAAATACAGACCCCCATTTATGGCGAAAATTTAGAGGGATTATTGTCCTATATTTCCGGCAATCTGGTGGGGATTGTTAACGGCATCGATACGGAGGTGTATAACCCAGCTAAAGATGTTTATCTTAAGCAGAATTTTACCCCAGAAACCATCGAAAAACGTCTGATCAATAAAATTGCCCTGCAAGAAGAAGTGGGGCTACAGGTCAGTAAAAGTGCCTTTGTCATGGCGATGGTGACGCGCTTGGTGGAACAAAAAGGTATTGATCTAGTGATGCAAATTTTAGATCGCTTTCTCACCTATACTGATGCTCAATTGATTATTTTAGGTACAGGCGATCGCTATTATGAAACCCAACTGTGGGAGATGACTTCCCGTTTCCGGGGGCGAATGTCCCTGCATCTTCTCTATAGTGATGCCCTTTCCCGTCGCATCTATGGGGGGGCCGATGCTTTGTTAATGCCTTCCCGTTTTGAACCCTGCGGCATTTCCCAATTAATGGCCATGCGTTATGGTTGTATTCCCATGGTACGCCGCACCGGTGGTTTAGTCGATACGGTATCTTTCCACGACCCGATTCAGGAAAAAGGAACGGGATTTAGTTTCGATCGCTATGAACCTTTAGACCTGTTTACCTGTATGATCCGGACTTGGGAAAGTTTCCGTTATAAACAGGATTGGCAAAAACTGCAGCAACGGGCAATGACTCAAGATTTTAGTTGGCATAAATCCGCTTTGGAATATCTAAAAATCTACAAACAAATCACCGGACAATCGGATCAATTATCCGATGAGGAAAAAGATAAATTGGTCGCCCTGACTAGCAGTTAAATCCTCCTTGAGTAGGGGTGATATATCCTCACCCCTACTCCGGCAGAAATTAACCAGTGATGGCGTTGAGAAGAACTTCCGCTAGGGTCATATCTTCCATATCATCGATAGTAATTGTGTCAACGATATCGAATTTGGCCCCCGCCGTTTCTAGTTGATCGTCTAAAGCTTTAAGAAATTCGGTTGCTTGTCGATCATGGCCTACTTGAATCAGAGAAATGGCCAATTCTTGATCGCTATCAAG
Encoded here:
- a CDS encoding Uma2 family endonuclease, encoding MSAMTQTVQSSTTIQEPSTTAYCASPLPDHTQLPDKDGSFVKNYQEPPQADLLTDTITPLLEQLHPDGNYCLGRDCGIYWRLPEHPESLEKGAVAPDWFYVPHVPTTIDGQVRRSFVMWKETIEPVIALEFVSGNGEEERDKTPVKGKFWIYERAIQIPFYGIYEVNKAQIEMYQLVNGRYQKMTPNQRGHYPITPLNVELGIWQGEYQNQFFPWLRWWDGEGNLLLTSQESTEQERQRAEQERQRAERERQRAERLAEQLRALGIEPED
- a CDS encoding S8 family peptidase, which codes for MPDLNAIPGMTALRSHTKGDPRIKIAVLDRPVDLDRACFQGANITRINPYWSEEFPIDPQHLQSFLEIEASGKSDEEKEEMFKEAIPDENIRHSLHLRFHANHIISTICGQPDSPVEGIAPNATVINIPIAYGNDDFINPLNLSRAISNAIEQGVNIIHCAACHPTQSGLAHEFIDKAIRQAQDNNILVIAPGGNDKGECWCVPAVLENVLTVGAMKDTGEPFKFSNFGGKYATQGILAPGENILGSQPGTDDPIRKKGTSCAAPIVTGTAALLMSLQLEQGLSPDAEAVRAALTNSAIPCDPNEIEEPERCLLGKIHISGAYELLTGEKLQTVEADNNSSNNIIESTVTPVTATTSVIPSCSTKIANQGITATIAATRQPAIAPSNASENISSTGLIKNHQAHNNIVLNNVVPSQRSNLVYVLGTLGYDFGTEARRDTFKQLMPTITIDNLELPPNPYDARQMVDYLESNLSETKSLIWTVNLELNPIYAIKPVGAFAADIYQVMQYMLAGQILPEADEDYIERVSIPGILTDETVKLFSGQIIPVLKVNSPRGMYGWKVNTLIESAIETVSAEHEIADEARMRRSLTSFLNRVYYDLRNVGQIARDRALNFAATNAFQAVQTFSQAVAIGMELHSIEVEKSPFCRYGSECWDVKLKFFDPENGLRAKRVFRFTIDVSDRTPVTLGEVRSWAVSK
- a CDS encoding aldo/keto reductase yields the protein MRYKLLGNSGLRVSELCLGTMTFGEDWGWGADKEESRAVFQAFAEAGGNFLDTANIYTNGTSETLVGEFVKGDREKWVIATKYSLNTRPGDVNACGNHRKNLFQAVEASLKRLGTDYIDLLWLHIWDSLTPMEEVMRAFDDLVRMGKVLYIGISDSPAWIVSQANTLATLRGWTPFIGLQIEYSLKERTPERELLPMAKALNIGVTAWSPLGGGVLTGKYNQPNPVDGRLSMTDQPFQIFDRDLKIAETVLEIAREIGKSPAQVALNWLRNRPNSVIPIIGARKLSQLQDNLACVDFNLTGEQLQRLDNISAISLGFPHELLASQFVGDILLGGVAAQLDR
- a CDS encoding gamma-glutamylcyclotransferase family protein; translated protein: MMEVFVYGTLKPKESNYSAYCAGKVINSKTAYTKGHLYHLTALGYPGLTEGDGWVKGILLTFNADYDMGLLDSLEDYQPARPPEENEYQRRRIPIYNLERELIGEAWGYMMTPAKIAFHGGIWLPSGCWTSSDRE
- the psb35 gene encoding photosystem II assembly protein Psb35; the protein is MYLLLEVASGKFPVYFVAVYVVGFLAAVSIGSIAWYNSKRPVGWEDAQRPDIIPEVKTEVDSDSQS
- the glgA gene encoding glycogen synthase GlgA is translated as MRILFVGAEAAPIAKVGGMGDVIGALPKVLRQLGHDVRIFLPYYGFLQEKMDIPSEPIWSGFAMFHDFLVYETVLPDTDIPLYLFGHLAFSGRNIYGGEDEAWRFTLFANGAAEFAWNYWKPQVIHCHDWHTGMIPVWMHQDPDISTVFTIHNLAYQGPWREALEKMTWCPWYMQGDNTMAAAVQFANRVTTVSPTYARQIQTPIYGENLEGLLSYISGNLVGIVNGIDTEVYNPAKDVYLKQNFTPETIEKRLINKIALQEEVGLQVSKSAFVMAMVTRLVEQKGIDLVMQILDRFLTYTDAQLIILGTGDRYYETQLWEMTSRFRGRMSLHLLYSDALSRRIYGGADALLMPSRFEPCGISQLMAMRYGCIPMVRRTGGLVDTVSFHDPIQEKGTGFSFDRYEPLDLFTCMIRTWESFRYKQDWQKLQQRAMTQDFSWHKSALEYLKIYKQITGQSDQLSDEEKDKLVALTSS